One region of Juglans microcarpa x Juglans regia isolate MS1-56 chromosome 7S, Jm3101_v1.0, whole genome shotgun sequence genomic DNA includes:
- the LOC121241381 gene encoding probable F-box protein At4g22030 has translation MASLQTSTLLFSSSSSSSNKINAAIHVPKLPRIPFSVPKMPTRDLVEELNARPIELKSFSSSSSSSSSPVNSQLYAVLEAVSDRVEMHSNVGEQRDNWNTLLLNSINMITLAASTLAGVAAMGGAGVPLLALKLSSALLYSAATGMLLIMNKIQPSQLAEEQRNAARLFRQLQTQIQTMLALRTPSQEDVKKVMENVLALDKAYPLPLLGAMLDKFPATFEPAVWWPENQCREENKSNEGHKKHSMKMEKNGWNEELEVEMREIIQVVKTKDIEDYVRLGNLALKINKILAVSGPLLTGIAAVGSAFVGNGSWAAIVAVTAGALASTVTTFEHGGQVGMVFEMYRNCAGFFRRLEESIEVTLEEGDLEKRENGKVLEMKVALQLGRSLSQLRELARKSASSHSHGTEVDELASKLF, from the coding sequence ATGGCTTCCCTACAAACTTCAACTCTGctattctcttcatcttcttcctcttcaaataaaatcaatGCTGCTATTCATGTCCCAAAACTTCCAAGAATTCCTTTCTCAGTTCCAAAAATGCCAACCAGAGATCTGGTTGAGGAACTGAACGCAAGACCTATCGAGTTGAAATCGTTCAGCtccagtagtagtagtagtagtagtccTGTGAATTCCCAGCTCTATGCTGTCTTAGAGGCCGTATCAGACAGAGTGGAGATGCACAGCAATGTTGGGGAGCAACGTGACAACTGGAACACCCTTCTTTTGAACTCCATCAATATGATAACTCTAGCTGCTTCTACCTTAGCCGGTGTTGCAGCGATGGGAGGCGCCGGAGTGCCGCTTTTGGCTCTGAAGTTATCGTCCGCGCTCTTGTATTCTGCAGCCACCGGGATGTTGCTTATAATGAACAAAATCCAGCCTTCACAGCTTGCTGAGGAACAGCGTAATGCTGCAAGATTGTTCAGGCAGCTCCAGACCCAAATCCAAACAATGCTTGCTCTTCGCACTCCTTCTCAGGAAGATGTGAAAAAGGTGATGGAAAACGTGTTGGCGCTTGACAAAGCCTACCCACTTCCCTTGTTAGGAGCCATGCTTGACAAATTTCCTGCAACGTTCGAACCTGCCGTTTGGTGGCCTGAAAATCAGTGCAGAGaggaaaacaaatcaaatgAAGGCCACAAAAAGCATTCCATGAAGATGGAGAAGAATGGATGGAATGAGGAACTGGAAGtagaaatgagagaaattaTCCAAGTGGTGAAGACAAAAGACATTGAGGACTATGTAAGGCTAGGCAACTTGGCCTTGAAGATCAACAAGATTTTAGCCGTCTCAGGCCCATTACTCACCGGCATTGCTGCCGTTGGCTCTGCTTTTGTGGGCAATGGATCGTGGGCAGCGATAGTTGCAGTGACTGCTGGGGCTTTAGCAAGCACGGTTACTACTTTTGAGCATGGTGGGCAAGTTGGGATGGTATTTGAGATGTATAGAAACTGCGCTGGATTTTTCCGCCGATTGGAAGAATCAATCGAAGTCAcgcttgaagaaggagatttgGAGAAAAGAGAAAACGGAAAGGTACTTGAGATGAAGGTGGCTTTGCAGCTGGGAAGAAGCTTGTCGCAGCTCAGAGAACTCGCCAGAAAATCAGCTTCTTCCCATAGCCATGGAACTGAAGTAGATGAACTTGCAAGCAAGCTCTTCTGA
- the LOC121241244 gene encoding uncharacterized protein LOC121241244 produces MQAVKDKLQDMNAMRKAKAAVKEEEMAEKDLAKAKMEVAHKVRLAKEAEAAMELHAVARAGEKAERDRRYPSMPPRIQMPAPVSTRRTRVLWHLEIVALLMELASLLILVDKEIYIYIHTHKNSSFFVPLIQTFPD; encoded by the exons ATGCAGGCTGTGAAGGACAAGCTGCAAGACATGAACGCTATGCGCAAGGCCAAGGCCGCAGTAAAGGAAGAAGAGATG GCTGAAAAAGATTTAGCAAAAGCCAAAATGGAGGTTGCACATAAGGTAAGACTGGCGAAAGAGGCTGAAGCCGCGATGGAGTTGCATGCAGTAGCCAGGGCTGGGGAGAAGGCAGAAAGGGATCGGAGGTATCCAAGCATGCCCCCAAGAATCCAAATGCCAGCGCCGGTGTCGACTCGACGGACAAGGGTGCTATGGCATTTGGAAATAGTTGCCCTATTGATGGAGCTTGCGAGCCTCCTCATACTAGTGgataaagagatatatatatatatacacacacacaaaaatagCTCATTTTTTGTACCATTGATCCAAACATTTCCcgattaa
- the LOC121241431 gene encoding agamous-like MADS-box protein AGL80, translating into MTRKKVNFAYIANDSARKATFKKRKKGLLKKMSELSTLCAVQTCAIIYSPYDPEPEVWPSPLGAQSVIARFRSMPNAEQSRKMVNQESFLGQRITKSEELLMKQQIENRESEMTQVMYRSLIGDQGLQNMGVVDLKDLEWLVNKSVEEIDERIKSLREQIMPPPQVVTAGRSSSHVNSTDGEKYGTEATKNRAETEMDDAYTPNHQSSMDQKAGYGLRNEDMAVSQNPQRLVELLRSNDQNMGGHGRNEDMPFAFNGNSSSLWSFP; encoded by the coding sequence ATGACGagaaagaaagtaaattttGCATACATAGCAAATGATAGTGCAAGGAAGGCCACTttcaagaaaaggaagaaggggCTGTTGAAGAAGATGAGTGAGCTGAGTACCCTCTGTGCAGTCCAAACATGTGCAATTATTTACAGTCCCTATGACCCAGAACCTGAGGTTTGGCCTTCCCCCTTGGGAGCACAAAGTGTGATTGCGAGGTTTAGGAGCATGCCTAACGCGGAACAAAGCAGAAAAATGGTGAACCAAGAAAGTTTCCTGGGACAAAGAATAACTAAATCCGAGGAGCTACTGATGAAGCAGCAAATAGAGAACCGAGAGAGTGAGATGACCCAAGTCATGTACAGGAGCTTGATTGGTGATCAAGGACTGCAGAATATGGGTGTTGTGGACTTGAAAGACTTGGAATGGCTCGTCAACAAAAGTGTAGAGGAGATTGACGAGCGAATCAAGTCGCTTCGAGAACAAATAATGCCTCCTCCCCAAGTCGTGACTGCAGGGAGGAGCAGCAGCCATGTTAATAGTACCGATGGGGAGAAATATGGTACTGAGGCCACAAAGAACAGAGCTGAGACGGAGATGGATGATGCTTATACCCCCAATCACCAGTCGTCAATGGATCAGAAAGCGGGTTATGGATTGAGGAACGAAGATATGGCAGTATCTCAGAATCCTCAACGGTTAGTGGAGTTGCTGAGGTCGAATGATCAGAACATGGGCGGTCATGGCAGGAATGAAGACATGCCTTTTGCATTTAACGGTAATAGTAGCAGTCTGTGGTCTTTCCCCTAA
- the LOC121241430 gene encoding agamous-like MADS-box protein AGL80 encodes MTRKKVNFAYISNDSARKATFKKRKKGLLKKMSELSTLCAIQTCAIIYSPYDPEPEVWPSPLGAQSVVARFKNMPEAEQSRKMMNQGSFLRQRITKFEEQVKKQQRENREREMTQVMYKSLVGNQGLQNLGVVDLNDLGWVIEKTIDAIDERIKSLREQIMPPPQVVTAGTSSGHDVYPTNQENYGDATKNIADMAMDVYTPNQQFMSMVPDVGYGLRNEDMAISQNPQWLVELLRTNENVGFGKNEDHKLPFSYNSNNSTLWSTFEHFP; translated from the coding sequence ATGACAagaaagaaagtaaattttGCATACATATCAAATGATAGTGCGAGGAAGGCCACTttcaagaaaaggaagaaagggCTGTTGAAGAAGATGAGTGAGCTGAGTACCCTTTGTGCAATCCAAACATGTGCAATTATTTATAGTCCCTACGATCCAGAACCTGAGGTTTGGCCTTCCCCCTTGGGGGCGCAAAGTGTGGTTGCAAGGTTTAAGAACATGCCTGAGGCGGAACAGAGCCGAAAAATGATGAACCAAGGAAGTTTCTTGAGGCAAAGGATAACCAAATTCGAGGAGCAAGTGAAGAAGCAGCAAAGAGAGAATCGAGAGAGGGAGATGACCCAAGTCATGTACAAGAGCTTGGTTGGTAATCAAGGGCTGCAGAATCTGGGTGTTGTGGACTTGAACGACTTGGGATGGGTAATAGAGAAAACTATAGATGCGATTGACGAGAGAATCAAGTCGCTTCGAGAACAGATAATGCCTCCTCCCCAAGTCGTGACTGCAGGGACGAGCAGTGGCCATGACGTTTATCCTACTAATCAGGAGAACTATGGTGACGCCACAAAGAACATAGCTGATATGGCTATGGATGTTTATACGCCCAATCAGCAGTTCATGTCAATGGTTCCGGACGTGGGTTATGGATTGAGGAACGAAGATATGGCAATATCTCAGAATCCTCAATGGTTAGTGGAGTTGCTAAGAACGAATGAGAACGTGGGTTTTGGCAAGAACGAAGATCACAAGCTGCCTTTCTCATACAATAGTAATAACAGTACTTTGTGGTCTACTTTTGAACATTTCCCCTAA